From a region of the Agrobacterium tumefaciens genome:
- a CDS encoding methyl-accepting chemotaxis protein, whose amino-acid sequence MRNNQPVTDREVTYSSDVRLITTTDLQGDITFVNDDFVNVSGFSRKELVGQHHNIIRHPDMPSAAFQDMWQTIQSGRSWKGLVKNRCKNGDYYWVDAYVTPIMKDGKVIEYQSVRTLPDDAAKGRAEQEYRRWRDGKRPATDGRIRLSWRSKQMLIAGLPSLLLAGMALTRADLPLASFAGLLALLATGVQLALLKPFGRLVTDARQVIGSPAMAYLYSGRKDEFGSIQNARLTKTSEMKAVIARLENTCHYLDRSKRRSDEFIEQSNRAIEGQGHHVEEISSAMARMLDSQTQVAEASARTADASNASREATVQGRDQLECMVGSINQLALSLEDTRATVSALAERNTDIGKVVDVITAVADQINLLALNAAIEAARAGEAGRGFAVVADEVRNLAQRTQQSTSDIRGIILGLEEDTQACVAAIENGVEVSRRTVDLAGATDRAFGVILESVNHIYELAGDVDTSMIEQSSISEQTGKQMTVLRDSANEAVKASGAAKHEADRLGWQIDNLNVLASHFNAGLSR is encoded by the coding sequence ATGCGGAACAATCAGCCAGTAACCGACCGCGAGGTCACCTATTCAAGCGATGTGCGACTGATCACGACCACTGATCTTCAGGGCGATATCACGTTCGTCAACGACGACTTCGTGAACGTCTCGGGCTTTTCCAGAAAGGAATTGGTTGGGCAGCACCACAACATCATCCGTCACCCCGACATGCCGTCGGCGGCATTTCAGGACATGTGGCAGACGATCCAATCCGGGCGTTCATGGAAGGGCTTGGTGAAAAATCGCTGCAAGAACGGTGACTATTACTGGGTAGACGCCTACGTCACGCCGATCATGAAGGACGGCAAGGTCATCGAGTACCAGTCCGTGCGAACCTTGCCTGACGATGCCGCCAAGGGCCGCGCTGAACAGGAGTATCGTCGTTGGCGCGATGGTAAGCGACCGGCTACTGATGGCAGGATCAGGTTGTCCTGGCGTTCAAAGCAGATGCTGATTGCCGGGTTGCCATCGCTGCTGTTGGCCGGCATGGCACTCACTCGTGCTGATCTTCCGTTGGCTTCTTTCGCCGGGCTACTCGCTTTGCTGGCAACAGGTGTGCAACTGGCGCTCCTGAAACCCTTCGGACGCCTGGTAACGGATGCCCGTCAGGTCATCGGCAGTCCTGCGATGGCGTATCTGTATAGCGGTCGTAAAGACGAATTCGGCAGTATCCAGAATGCTCGGCTCACTAAAACCTCGGAAATGAAGGCGGTAATTGCCCGCCTTGAAAACACCTGTCATTACCTGGATCGATCGAAGAGGCGCAGCGACGAGTTCATCGAGCAGTCCAATCGGGCGATCGAGGGACAAGGCCATCATGTCGAGGAGATATCCAGTGCGATGGCCCGGATGCTCGACAGCCAGACCCAGGTTGCCGAAGCATCGGCGCGCACCGCAGATGCTTCGAACGCCTCGCGGGAGGCGACGGTGCAGGGTCGGGATCAACTGGAATGTATGGTCGGGTCAATCAACCAGCTCGCGCTGTCACTGGAGGACACCCGTGCTACGGTGTCGGCACTGGCGGAGCGCAATACTGATATTGGCAAGGTTGTCGACGTCATCACGGCCGTCGCAGATCAGATCAATCTGCTGGCCTTGAATGCAGCGATAGAAGCCGCACGCGCAGGTGAAGCAGGACGCGGCTTCGCCGTGGTGGCCGATGAGGTGCGAAACCTCGCACAGCGTACCCAGCAATCAACAAGCGATATCCGCGGAATTATCCTGGGACTGGAAGAAGATACCCAGGCCTGCGTAGCGGCCATTGAGAACGGGGTGGAGGTATCGCGGCGGACCGTTGATCTCGCGGGCGCGACGGACCGCGCGTTCGGCGTGATCCTGGAATCCGTGAATCACATCTATGAGCTGGCTGGTGATGTCGATACCTCAATGATCGAACAGTCCAGCATCAGCGAGCAAACAGGCAAGCAAATGACGGTTCTTCGAGACAGCGCCAATGAAGCAGTGAAAGCCAGCGGGGCGGCTAAACATGAAGCTGATCGGCTCGGCTGGCAGATAGACAACCTGAATGTGTTGGCCAGTCACTTCAACGCGGGCCTGAGCCGATAG